One window of Paenibacillus albicereus genomic DNA carries:
- the spo0A gene encoding sporulation transcription factor Spo0A, whose amino-acid sequence MPKIEVLLADDNREFTNLLSEYISEQDDMEVTGIAYNGEEVLRLLKETDRVPDVLILDIIMPHLDGLGVLERLRESGLNPMPKIIMLTAFGQENITQKAVQLGASYYILKPFDMEMLANRVRQLVGNQALVATSASGAFSSSSSFIKSNVVPLAKGKNLDANITSIIHEIGVPAHIKGYQYLREAITMVYNNIEILGAITKTLYPAIAEKFKTTPSRVERAIRHAIEVAWTRGNIDSISHLFGYTINISKSKPTNSEFIAMVADKLRIEHKVS is encoded by the coding sequence TTGCCAAAGATTGAGGTACTGCTGGCCGATGATAACCGTGAATTTACGAATCTGCTGTCCGAATATATAAGCGAACAGGATGATATGGAAGTTACGGGCATCGCATACAACGGCGAAGAAGTGCTGCGTCTGCTGAAAGAGACGGACCGCGTTCCCGACGTGCTTATCCTGGATATCATCATGCCTCATCTCGACGGACTTGGCGTGCTGGAGCGGCTGCGCGAAAGCGGCCTTAATCCGATGCCGAAAATCATCATGCTGACCGCTTTCGGTCAAGAAAACATCACGCAAAAAGCCGTCCAGCTCGGGGCTTCGTATTATATTCTTAAACCGTTCGACATGGAGATGCTGGCCAATCGCGTCCGTCAGCTCGTCGGAAATCAGGCACTGGTCGCGACCTCCGCTTCGGGAGCATTTTCCTCGAGCTCATCCTTCATCAAGTCCAACGTCGTGCCGCTTGCCAAAGGCAAAAATCTCGACGCGAACATCACGAGCATCATCCATGAGATCGGCGTACCCGCCCATATCAAAGGCTACCAATACTTGCGCGAGGCGATTACGATGGTGTACAACAACATCGAGATTCTCGGCGCCATCACCAAAACGCTGTATCCCGCGATTGCCGAAAAGTTCAAGACGACGCCTTCCCGCGTCGAGCGCGCCATCCGTCATGCCATCGAGGTCGCCTGGACTCGCGGCAACATCGACAGCATCAGCCATCTGTTCGGCTATACGATCAACATCAGCAAGTCCAAGCCGACTAATTCCGAGTTCATCGCGATGGTCGCCGACAAGCTGCGGATCGAGCATAAGGTAAGCTGA
- a CDS encoding DUF2627 domain-containing protein encodes MKVIFSRFVAILILVIPGLIACYGFIQMKTATFDYFAAFGNDAVIPKFSWLTFIVGFILFAVGIGFIGGWIFFRDRKHNYVAPRFKKKRPRPNV; translated from the coding sequence ATGAAAGTAATCTTTTCCCGGTTCGTTGCCATTCTTATTCTGGTCATTCCAGGCCTCATCGCCTGTTATGGCTTTATCCAGATGAAAACGGCCACGTTCGACTATTTTGCCGCATTCGGCAACGACGCCGTCATTCCAAAGTTCAGCTGGCTGACGTTCATCGTCGGCTTCATCTTGTTCGCGGTCGGCATCGGCTTTATCGGCGGCTGGATTTTCTTCCGCGACCGCAAGCACAACTACGTCGCGCCCCGCTTCAAGAAGAAGCGTCCTAGACCCAACGTTTAG
- the recN gene encoding DNA repair protein RecN, with amino-acid sequence MLRELSIRNLAVIEEVTVGFHEGFHVLTGETGAGKSILIDALILLIGGRGSSDMVRYGCDKAEMEASFDLGPAHPVWHVLQRLGLKGSSEDLLTIRRELSAQGKSSCRINGSIANLTMLREIGECLVNVHGQHEHQSLLRTEQHLEWLDLFAGEQVEELKRTYQAAFFRYGELRSSLKSLLEGSRQNMQMLDLYKFQLEEIRSAALRKEEWEQLHQEKETLAHADKIMTHVAGAYGLLHDSGALESMASAIAKLEEIAPHQPSVLEPLVEQLKSAYYQTEDTVHQLRGCQEDIQSDPQRLAAIEDRITLLNGLRRKYGDTLPDIMAYYKKIRHEASLIENRDDHIRELKSSLKEAYAEAAELAERLSARRKQAGELLSASVERQLKDLGMERTQFRAHVDAQSSEEAYKLTLHGIDEAGFLLAPNPGEPLKPLSKIASGGEMSRIMLALKSIFAEIDQVPVLIFDEVDTGVSGRAAQAIAEKMSQLSGKCQVFSITHLPQVACMADYHYEISKHVVHERTSTSVKELSDRERIEELARMLGGVEVTDKTRHHAQEMLVLADRQKGA; translated from the coding sequence AACTGTCCATTCGAAATCTTGCCGTCATCGAGGAAGTGACCGTCGGATTCCACGAAGGCTTTCATGTGCTGACGGGAGAGACCGGCGCCGGCAAGTCGATTCTGATCGATGCGCTCATCCTGCTTATCGGCGGGAGAGGATCTTCCGACATGGTCCGTTACGGATGCGACAAAGCGGAGATGGAGGCCTCCTTTGATCTTGGACCGGCCCATCCGGTCTGGCACGTGCTGCAGCGCCTTGGGCTGAAAGGCAGCTCCGAGGATCTGCTGACGATCCGGAGGGAGCTGTCGGCTCAAGGTAAAAGCTCGTGCCGGATCAACGGCTCCATCGCCAATCTGACGATGCTGCGGGAAATCGGCGAATGCCTCGTGAACGTGCACGGCCAGCACGAGCATCAGTCGCTGCTGCGGACCGAGCAGCACTTGGAATGGCTCGACCTGTTCGCCGGCGAGCAGGTCGAGGAGCTGAAGCGGACCTACCAGGCAGCGTTTTTCCGCTACGGAGAGCTGCGCTCTTCGTTAAAATCGCTCTTAGAGGGCAGCCGACAGAACATGCAGATGCTCGACCTGTACAAGTTCCAGCTGGAGGAGATCCGTTCCGCAGCGCTGCGCAAGGAGGAATGGGAGCAGCTACATCAAGAGAAGGAGACGCTGGCGCATGCCGATAAGATCATGACGCATGTGGCCGGCGCCTACGGGCTGCTGCATGACAGCGGCGCACTGGAATCGATGGCGTCCGCCATCGCCAAGCTGGAAGAGATTGCTCCGCATCAGCCTTCCGTTTTGGAGCCGCTCGTGGAGCAGCTCAAGAGCGCCTATTACCAAACCGAGGATACCGTCCACCAGCTGCGCGGCTGCCAGGAGGATATCCAGAGCGATCCCCAGCGTTTGGCGGCGATCGAGGATCGAATTACGCTGTTGAACGGGCTTCGCCGCAAGTACGGCGATACCTTGCCCGATATTATGGCCTATTACAAAAAAATCAGACATGAAGCAAGCCTGATCGAAAATCGGGACGATCATATCCGGGAGCTTAAATCCTCGCTCAAGGAAGCCTATGCCGAAGCGGCAGAGCTGGCAGAGCGGCTTTCAGCAAGACGCAAGCAAGCCGGAGAGCTTTTATCCGCCTCGGTGGAGAGGCAGCTCAAGGATTTAGGCATGGAACGCACGCAGTTTAGAGCGCATGTAGATGCCCAGTCCTCTGAGGAGGCCTACAAGCTGACGCTTCATGGCATCGATGAAGCCGGCTTCCTGCTCGCCCCGAATCCAGGCGAACCGCTCAAGCCGCTCAGCAAGATTGCCTCTGGCGGAGAGATGTCGCGCATCATGCTCGCGCTCAAGAGCATTTTCGCCGAGATCGATCAAGTTCCCGTGCTTATTTTCGATGAGGTCGATACGGGCGTCAGCGGACGGGCAGCTCAAGCCATAGCCGAAAAAATGTCGCAATTATCTGGCAAATGCCAGGTGTTCTCCATCACGCATCTGCCGCAAGTGGCTTGCATGGCCGATTACCATTATGAGATCAGCAAGCACGTGGTCCATGAGCGGACCTCCACCTCGGTGAAGGAGCTGAGCGATCGGGAGCGCATCGAAGAGCTGGCACGGATGCTCGGCGGCGTCGAGGTGACGGACAAGACAAGGCATCATGCACAGGAAATGCTTGTGCTGGCAGATCGCCAAAAAGGAGCCTGA
- the spoIVB gene encoding SpoIVB peptidase, translating into MNANQRKRWFGLVLVFFVCMIGISSPFQNYASFPNELRLFSGQMKRLDYHMPVHADMTVDSSILHVNGKAEHRQLLDLKKSISLEPRQTGQAVLSLKLFGKIPFKTVHVDVVPDLKVIPGGQTIGVKVKSAGVLVVGHHLVGEKNEAKVSPGEQAGLRLGDLIVEIDGRNVREVKEIARYTEEAGSRNRPLKLTVKRSGKLLSVKLKPSYDKEDKAWRIGLYIRDSAAGVGTLTFYAPDQGVYGALGHVITDLDTGTAIEVGDGQILESNVTSINKSQNGEPGEKRATFVNESHVLGNIQRNTPFGIFGKMEQKPGHGYQAEAVPVAFSEEVHEGPAEILTVLSGQKVERFKVEISHVSKQKQPATKGMVIKVTDPKLLERTGGIVQGMSGSPILQDGKLIGAVTHVFVNDPSSGYGCFIEWMLHDAGIILRTANKDLKAA; encoded by the coding sequence ATGAACGCCAACCAGCGCAAGCGGTGGTTCGGATTAGTTCTCGTATTCTTCGTTTGCATGATCGGCATCTCCAGTCCGTTCCAAAACTATGCCTCCTTCCCGAATGAACTGCGTTTATTCTCCGGGCAAATGAAACGGCTGGATTATCATATGCCTGTCCATGCGGACATGACGGTGGATTCCTCCATCCTTCATGTCAACGGCAAAGCGGAGCATCGCCAGTTGCTGGATTTGAAAAAGTCGATATCCCTTGAACCTCGTCAAACGGGCCAGGCTGTCTTGTCTTTGAAGCTGTTTGGCAAAATTCCTTTCAAGACCGTCCATGTCGATGTCGTCCCGGACCTGAAAGTAATTCCTGGCGGACAAACCATCGGAGTCAAGGTCAAGTCCGCAGGCGTTCTTGTCGTCGGCCATCATCTCGTCGGAGAAAAGAACGAGGCTAAAGTTTCGCCGGGCGAGCAGGCCGGCCTTCGTCTTGGCGACTTGATCGTCGAGATCGACGGCCGCAACGTCCGGGAGGTCAAAGAAATCGCTCGCTATACCGAGGAAGCCGGTTCCCGCAACCGACCGCTGAAGTTGACGGTCAAGCGTTCCGGCAAGCTGTTGAGCGTCAAGCTCAAGCCTTCTTACGACAAAGAAGACAAGGCGTGGAGAATCGGACTCTATATTCGTGATTCCGCTGCAGGGGTTGGGACCTTGACGTTTTATGCGCCAGACCAAGGCGTATACGGGGCGTTGGGTCATGTCATTACGGATTTGGATACGGGCACGGCGATCGAAGTCGGTGACGGACAGATTCTTGAATCGAACGTAACGTCCATCAACAAAAGCCAGAACGGCGAACCCGGCGAGAAACGAGCAACCTTCGTCAACGAAAGTCATGTGCTTGGCAATATTCAGCGGAATACGCCTTTCGGGATATTCGGCAAGATGGAGCAAAAGCCGGGCCACGGCTATCAGGCTGAGGCGGTTCCAGTCGCCTTCTCCGAAGAAGTTCATGAAGGACCCGCAGAAATATTGACCGTACTGAGCGGACAAAAAGTGGAGCGATTCAAGGTCGAAATCAGCCATGTCAGCAAGCAGAAGCAGCCTGCCACAAAAGGGATGGTCATCAAAGTAACGGACCCTAAGCTGCTGGAACGTACCGGGGGCATCGTGCAAGGCATGTCGGGCAGTCCGATCTTGCAGGACGGCAAGCTGATCGGAGCAGTGACGCATGTGTTCGTCAACGATCCCTCTTCAGGTTATGGCTGCTTCATCGAGTGGATGCTGCATGATGCCGGCATTATCCTTCGTACGGCGAACAAAGATCTCAAGGCAGCTTGA